A part of Prosthecobacter sp. SYSU 5D2 genomic DNA contains:
- a CDS encoding DUF5362 family protein → MESNPYTSPSANLFGSSGTEMETVPQDVITPLVRTKFWVRLVSVLLWISAILMLLSGLAMGLGAVAGFSGTTGAAEAGPLIGVSVMYVLMALFYIFPAVKLWAYGTQIARLAVSRASADLVMALNTQRSFWKIIGVLTLVGIGLGIVMVIGLMVFGAAAAMNSLQVNPD, encoded by the coding sequence ATGGAAAGCAATCCCTATACGTCTCCGTCTGCCAATCTCTTTGGATCCTCCGGCACTGAAATGGAAACCGTGCCCCAAGATGTGATCACTCCGCTTGTGCGCACCAAGTTTTGGGTGCGCCTGGTTTCGGTGCTGCTTTGGATTTCGGCCATTCTCATGCTGCTGAGTGGCTTGGCCATGGGCTTGGGCGCTGTTGCTGGCTTCAGTGGTACGACGGGAGCTGCGGAAGCAGGTCCTCTGATCGGCGTCTCCGTCATGTATGTCTTGATGGCCCTCTTTTATATCTTTCCGGCGGTCAAGCTGTGGGCCTATGGGACCCAGATTGCCAGGCTGGCTGTCAGCCGTGCCTCTGCTGACCTGGTGATGGCCTTGAACACCCAGCGCTCGTTCTGGAAAATCATCGGTGTGCTGACCCTGGTTGGAATTGGTCTGGGGATCGTGATGGTGATCGGACTCATGGTGTTCGGTGCCGCCGCTGCGATGAACAGCTTGCAGGTTAATCCTGATTAA
- a CDS encoding NADH-quinone oxidoreductase subunit N yields the protein MSVFSVEIFLVVFALALLSLEALVPSITRRTLSTISISGVALALVLFLFASKSAADLPAYIQPFHQLDTLAVFYKGFALVITLIVLWLTVESATYLTKFAPGGNYSEMFSLPVLVCVGMMWMASAKDLVTVFVCLELVTVSFYVLVAFARKSNLALEAGVKYLILGALSTGVLIYGIAWVYGSTGALSFEGISAALAGGSVSKQAALLGAAFLIAGLGFKVAAAPFQMWVPDVYQGAPIPVTVFLSVGSKAAGFVVLTRTVEAFTAQGSIIANEVHALLIIIGAATVLLGSLPAIFQTSIKRLLAYSSISHAGYLLLALSAGSARFDLGSGGVVAFYLATYLPMTVLSFLVLALIRASGGGEDLRDFRGLAKRSPLLALLMTIALASLAGLPLTAGFMGKLFVFIGLVDQAAWGALVCAVIGAAAGFYYYFRTILVMYTSDAQTLEPLRLSLGTKAGALVLAVVIIAVGVYPKPLQQLLSPKALAVVVK from the coding sequence ATGTCCGTTTTCTCCGTCGAAATTTTCCTGGTCGTCTTTGCTCTGGCGCTGCTGAGCCTGGAGGCTCTGGTTCCGTCCATCACCCGCCGCACTCTGTCCACCATCAGCATCAGCGGTGTGGCGCTGGCCTTGGTGCTGTTCCTGTTTGCTTCCAAATCCGCTGCTGACCTGCCTGCTTACATCCAGCCGTTTCATCAGCTCGATACCCTGGCTGTCTTCTACAAAGGCTTTGCCCTGGTCATTACCCTGATCGTGCTTTGGCTGACGGTGGAAAGCGCCACCTACCTCACCAAGTTCGCCCCTGGCGGCAATTACAGCGAGATGTTCAGTCTGCCGGTGCTGGTGTGCGTGGGCATGATGTGGATGGCTTCCGCCAAGGATCTGGTCACCGTGTTTGTCTGTCTGGAACTGGTCACCGTGTCTTTTTATGTGCTCGTCGCTTTTGCCCGCAAGAGCAATCTGGCGCTGGAGGCCGGGGTGAAGTATTTGATTCTGGGAGCGCTGAGTACTGGCGTGCTGATCTATGGCATTGCCTGGGTCTATGGATCCACGGGAGCTCTGAGTTTTGAGGGCATTTCTGCGGCTCTGGCCGGTGGGTCAGTCTCCAAGCAGGCCGCGCTTCTTGGGGCTGCGTTTCTGATTGCAGGCCTGGGTTTCAAGGTGGCTGCGGCTCCTTTCCAAATGTGGGTCCCGGATGTCTATCAGGGCGCGCCGATTCCGGTGACGGTCTTCCTCTCGGTCGGGTCCAAAGCGGCCGGTTTTGTGGTGCTGACACGTACAGTGGAAGCCTTCACCGCCCAGGGTTCCATCATTGCCAATGAAGTGCACGCCTTGCTGATCATCATCGGTGCGGCCACAGTCCTCCTGGGCAGCCTGCCTGCCATTTTCCAGACGAGCATCAAGCGCCTGCTGGCGTATTCCAGCATCAGCCACGCGGGTTATCTGCTCCTGGCCCTGAGCGCGGGTTCCGCCCGGTTTGACCTTGGTTCTGGCGGTGTGGTGGCATTCTATCTGGCCACCTATCTGCCCATGACGGTCCTCAGCTTCCTGGTCTTGGCCCTCATCCGCGCCAGCGGCGGCGGGGAAGACCTGCGTGATTTCCGGGGCCTGGCCAAACGCAGTCCCCTGCTGGCCCTGCTCATGACCATTGCCCTGGCTTCACTCGCAGGCCTGCCGCTGACGGCCGGTTTCATGGGCAAGCTGTTTGTCTTCATCGGCTTGGTGGACCAGGCTGCATGGGGCGCGCTGGTCTGCGCAGTCATCGGTGCGGCCGCCGGTTTTTATTATTATTTCCGGACCATCCTGGTCATGTACACCAGCGACGCGCAGACGCTTGAGCCTCTGCGTCTCTCCTTGGGGACAAAAGCCGGTGCTCTGGTCCTGGCGGTGGTCATCATTGCCGTGGGCGTCTATCCGAAGCCTCTGCAGCAACTGCTGTCTCCGAAAGCCTTAGCGGTGGTAGTGAAGTGA